The Primulina tabacum isolate GXHZ01 chromosome 16, ASM2559414v2, whole genome shotgun sequence genome window below encodes:
- the LOC142528298 gene encoding uncharacterized protein LOC142528298 — MEGGGEIPVDEISLARGRGRGRGRPRVRVVDDTFVEQAADHLEQLRMDELVARFHSMHPPRFSGSEGAEKAELWNSEIEELFYLIEYPPECRLRLAVHQLKDRAKMWWSTTLMTLDAQRIVPSWDIFKLKFKESYCPPSFYSSKASEFHNLKQGDMSVAEYSDSFYDMLRYAPHVDASQVAVVERFIEGLNDHLHPFVSTGEPLNYLEAVEIAKRAEASLKRSGNRVLTQHHQSGRQQFSSSGSASLRPRGKQFKKPGSSSSSSGSSRNRGGYRYSGPYCDHCGGKHSSNQCVGVQGVCNVCGRPGHFARVCPSKTGKSGQAGSGAQSNRIPAASQSSHQPSRPSHQSRGQGGQQNQSSVHVFALTEDEAQAAPGTVITGNCTLCGFIARVLFDTRASHSFVSHAFVVSHDLRTTSMNSNLSVATPMGKMIITDNVVFNAILFHDENVLYLNLIVLPMHDFDCIIGMDVLTANRATVDCYRGIVHFRPSFAPKWNFYGRGSQAKIPLVSAIEMNRLLDSGHEGFLVYAVDLSQDERRISDIPVVCEFPDVFPEEIPGFRPEREVEFSIK, encoded by the coding sequence ATGGAGGGAGGTGGAGAAATTCCTGTTGATGAGATTTCTTTagctcgaggtcgaggtcgtggacgtggtagACCTCGTGTCCGTGTTGTTGATGATACTTTTGTTGAGCAAGCTGCTGATCATCTAGAGCAGCTTAGGATGGATGAGTTAGTTGCGCGTTTCCATTCTATGCATCCTCCTCGATTCAGTGGTTCAGAGGGAGCTGAGAAAGCTGAGTTATGGAATTCTGAGATTGAGGAATTGTTCTATTTGATTGAGTATCCTCCAGAGTGTCGATTGAGATTAGCCGTGCATCAGTTGAAAGATCGTGCTAAAATGTGGTGGTCTACTACATTGATGACTTTAGATGCTCAGAGGATTGTTCCATCGTGGGATATATTCAAACTGAAGTTTAAGGAGAGTTATTGTCCTCCATCATTCTACAGTTCTAAGGCTTCTGAGTTTCATAACCTGAAACAAGGCGATATGTCAGTTGCGGAGTATTCAGATTCTTTTTATGATATGCTGAGATATGCTCCTCATGTTGATGCGAGTCAGGTTGCTGTCGTCGAAAGGTTCATTGAAGGATTGAACGATCATCTGCACCCTTTTGTTTCTACCGGTGAGCCACTGAATTATCTTGAAGCGGTGGAAATAGCAAAAAGGGCTGAAGCTAGTCTTAAGAGGAGTGGCAATCGAGTTCTTACCCAACATCATCAGTCGGGGAGGCAACAATTCAGTTCATCTGGTTCGGCATCTCTTCGTCCACGTGGGAAGCAATTTAAGAAGCCCGGTTCTAGTTCTTCGAGTTCAGGGAGTTCAAGGAACCGTGGTGGATATCGTTACAGTGGACCTTATTGTGATCACTGTGGAGGCAAGCATTCCAGTAATCAGTGTGTTGGAGTTCAAGGGGTTTGCAATGTTTGTGGTCGGCCTGgccattttgctagagtttgtcctagTAAGACGGGGAAATCAGGCCAGGCAGGTAGTGGAGCTCAAAGTAATAGAATTCCAGCAGCGTCCCAGTCTTCCCATCAGCCTAGTCGCCCTTCGCATCAAAGCAGAGGGCAAGGTGGTCAACAGAATCAGTCATCTGTTCATGTATTTGCCTTGACTGAGGATGAGGCTCAGGCAGCTCCAGGTACTGTCATTACCGGTAACTGTACTCTTTGTGGTTTTATAGCACGAGTGTTATTTGATACCAGAGCATCTCATTCCTTTGTTTCTCATGCATTCGTTGTTTCGCATGATCTTCGCACCACTAGTATGAATTCCAATCTATCTGTTGCTACTCCGATGGGCAAAATGATTATCACTGATAATGTGGTGTTCAATGCGATTTTGTTTCACGATGAAAACGTTCTATATTTGAATCTCATAGTTCTACCTATgcatgactttgattgtatcatTGGTATGGATGTTTTGACTGCAAATCGTGCCACTGTTGACTGTTATCGAGGAATAGTTCATTTCAGACCTAGCTTTGCTCCTAAATGGAATTTCTATGGTCGTGGTTCTCAAGCCAAGATTCCTCTAGTTTCTGCCATTGAGATGAATCGATTGTTAGATTCTGGTCATGAAGGTTTTCTTGTTTATGCTGTGGATCTATCGCAAGATGAGCGACGGATTTCTGATATTCCTGTAGTCTGTGAGTTTCCTGATGTGTTTCCAGAAGAGATTCCTGGTTTTCGACCAGAACGAGAAGTTGAGTTCAGTATCAAATAA
- the LOC142528722 gene encoding uncharacterized protein LOC142528722 isoform X2, producing the protein MEGDGEISVDEIPLARGRGRGRGRGRGRPRVRVVDDTFVEQAADHLEQLRMDELVARFHSMHPPRFSGSEGAEKAELWISEIKELFYLIEYPPECRLRLAVHQLKDRAKMWWSTTLMTLDAQRIVPSWDIFKLKFKESYCPPSFYSSKTSEFHNLKQGDMSVAEYADSFYDMLRYAPHVAASQVAVVERFIEGLNDHLHPFVSTGKPLNYLEAVEIAKRAEASLKRSGNRVPTQHHQSGRQQFSSSGSASLRPRGKQFKKPGSSSSSSGSSGNRGGYRYSGPYCDHCGGKHSSNQCVGVQGVCNVCGRPGHFARVCPSKKGKSGQAGSGAQSNRIPAASQSSHQPSRPSHQSRGQGGQQNQSSVHVFALTEDEAQAAPGSIVGEL; encoded by the exons ATGGAGGGAGATGGAGAAATTTCTGTTGATGAGATTCCTTTagctcgaggtcgaggtcgtggtcgaggtcgtggacgtggtagACCTCGTGTCCGTGTTGTTGATGATACTTTTGTTGAGCAAGCTGCTGATCATCTAGAGCAGCTTAGGATGGATGAGTTAGTTGCGCGTTTCCATTCTATGCATCCTCCTCGATTCAGTGGTTCAGAGGGAGCTGAGAAAGCTGAGTTATGGATTTCTGAGATTAAGGAATTGTTCTATTTGATTGAGTATCCTCCAGAGTGTCGATTGAGATTAGCCGTGCATCAGTTGAAAGATCGTGCTAAAATGTGGTGGTCTACTACATTGATGACTTTAGATGCTCAGAGGATTGTTCCATCGTGGGATATATTCAAACTGAAGTTTAAGGAGAGTTATTGTCCTCCATCATTCTACAGTTCTAAGACTTCTGAGTTTCATAACCTGAAACAAGGCGATATGTCAGTTGCGGAGTATGCAGATTCTTTTTATGATATGCTGAGAtatgctcctcatgttgctgcGAGTCAGGTTGCTGTCGTCGAAAGGTTCATTGAAGGATTGAACGATCATCTGCACCCTTTTGTTTCTACCGGTAAGCCACTGAATTATCTTGAAGCGGTGGAAATAGCAAAAAGGGCTGAAGCTAGTCTTAAGAGGAGTGGCAATCGAGTTCCTACCCAACATCATCAGTCGGGGAGGCAACAATTCAGTTCATCTGGTTCGGCATCTCTTCGTCCACGTGGGAAGCAATTTAAGAAGCCTGGTTCTAGTTCTTCGAGTTCAGGGAGTTCAGGGAACCGTGGTGGATATCGTTACAGTGGACCTTATTGTGATCACTGTGGAGGCAAGCATTCCAGTAATCAGTGTGTTGGAGTTCAAGGGGTTTGCAATGTTTGTGGTCGGCCTGgccattttgctagagtttgtcctagTAAGAAGGGGAAATCAGGCCAGGCAGGTAGTGGAGCTCAAAGTAATAGAATTCCAGCAGCGTCCCAGTCTTCCCATCAGCCTAGTCGCCCTTCGCATCAAAGCAGAGGGCAAGGTGGTCAACAGAATCAGTCATCTGTTCATGTATTTGCCTTGACTGAGGATGAGGCTCAGGCAGCTCCAG GTTCGATCGTTGGAGAGCTTTGA
- the LOC142528722 gene encoding uncharacterized protein LOC142528722 isoform X1, with amino-acid sequence MEGDGEISVDEIPLARGRGRGRGRGRGRPRVRVVDDTFVEQAADHLEQLRMDELVARFHSMHPPRFSGSEGAEKAELWISEIKELFYLIEYPPECRLRLAVHQLKDRAKMWWSTTLMTLDAQRIVPSWDIFKLKFKESYCPPSFYSSKTSEFHNLKQGDMSVAEYADSFYDMLRYAPHVAASQVAVVERFIEGLNDHLHPFVSTGKPLNYLEAVEIAKRAEASLKRSGNRVPTQHHQSGRQQFSSSGSASLRPRGKQFKKPGSSSSSSGSSGNRGGYRYSGPYCDHCGGKHSSNQCVGVQGVCNVCGRPGHFARVCPSKKGKSGQAGSGAQSNRIPAASQSSHQPSRPSHQSRGQGGQQNQSSVHVFALTEDEAQAAPDLPSRFAASGRGSGSGARD; translated from the exons ATGGAGGGAGATGGAGAAATTTCTGTTGATGAGATTCCTTTagctcgaggtcgaggtcgtggtcgaggtcgtggacgtggtagACCTCGTGTCCGTGTTGTTGATGATACTTTTGTTGAGCAAGCTGCTGATCATCTAGAGCAGCTTAGGATGGATGAGTTAGTTGCGCGTTTCCATTCTATGCATCCTCCTCGATTCAGTGGTTCAGAGGGAGCTGAGAAAGCTGAGTTATGGATTTCTGAGATTAAGGAATTGTTCTATTTGATTGAGTATCCTCCAGAGTGTCGATTGAGATTAGCCGTGCATCAGTTGAAAGATCGTGCTAAAATGTGGTGGTCTACTACATTGATGACTTTAGATGCTCAGAGGATTGTTCCATCGTGGGATATATTCAAACTGAAGTTTAAGGAGAGTTATTGTCCTCCATCATTCTACAGTTCTAAGACTTCTGAGTTTCATAACCTGAAACAAGGCGATATGTCAGTTGCGGAGTATGCAGATTCTTTTTATGATATGCTGAGAtatgctcctcatgttgctgcGAGTCAGGTTGCTGTCGTCGAAAGGTTCATTGAAGGATTGAACGATCATCTGCACCCTTTTGTTTCTACCGGTAAGCCACTGAATTATCTTGAAGCGGTGGAAATAGCAAAAAGGGCTGAAGCTAGTCTTAAGAGGAGTGGCAATCGAGTTCCTACCCAACATCATCAGTCGGGGAGGCAACAATTCAGTTCATCTGGTTCGGCATCTCTTCGTCCACGTGGGAAGCAATTTAAGAAGCCTGGTTCTAGTTCTTCGAGTTCAGGGAGTTCAGGGAACCGTGGTGGATATCGTTACAGTGGACCTTATTGTGATCACTGTGGAGGCAAGCATTCCAGTAATCAGTGTGTTGGAGTTCAAGGGGTTTGCAATGTTTGTGGTCGGCCTGgccattttgctagagtttgtcctagTAAGAAGGGGAAATCAGGCCAGGCAGGTAGTGGAGCTCAAAGTAATAGAATTCCAGCAGCGTCCCAGTCTTCCCATCAGCCTAGTCGCCCTTCGCATCAAAGCAGAGGGCAAGGTGGTCAACAGAATCAGTCATCTGTTCATGTATTTGCCTTGACTGAGGATGAGGCTCAGGCAGCTCCAG atctcccgagtcgttttgcagcatcaggccgaggttccggtagtggagctcgggattga
- the LOC142528722 gene encoding uncharacterized protein LOC142528722 isoform X3 has protein sequence MEGDGEISVDEIPLARGRGRGRGRGRGRPRVRVVDDTFVEQAADHLEQLRMDELVARFHSMHPPRFSGSEGAEKAELWISEIKELFYLIEYPPECRLRLAVHQLKDRAKMWWSTTLMTLDAQRIVPSWDIFKLKFKESYCPPSFYSSKTSEFHNLKQGDMSVAEYADSFYDMLRYAPHVAASQVAVVERFIEGLNDHLHPFVSTGKPLNYLEAVEIAKRAEASLKRSGNRVPTQHHQSGRQQFSSSGSASLRPRGKQFKKPGSSSSSSGSSGNRGGYRYSGPYCDHCGGKHSSNQCVGVQGVCNVCGRPGHFARVCPSKKGKSGQAGSGAQSNRIPAASQSSHQPSRPSHQSRGQGGQQNQSSVHVFALTEDEAQAAPGRGD, from the exons ATGGAGGGAGATGGAGAAATTTCTGTTGATGAGATTCCTTTagctcgaggtcgaggtcgtggtcgaggtcgtggacgtggtagACCTCGTGTCCGTGTTGTTGATGATACTTTTGTTGAGCAAGCTGCTGATCATCTAGAGCAGCTTAGGATGGATGAGTTAGTTGCGCGTTTCCATTCTATGCATCCTCCTCGATTCAGTGGTTCAGAGGGAGCTGAGAAAGCTGAGTTATGGATTTCTGAGATTAAGGAATTGTTCTATTTGATTGAGTATCCTCCAGAGTGTCGATTGAGATTAGCCGTGCATCAGTTGAAAGATCGTGCTAAAATGTGGTGGTCTACTACATTGATGACTTTAGATGCTCAGAGGATTGTTCCATCGTGGGATATATTCAAACTGAAGTTTAAGGAGAGTTATTGTCCTCCATCATTCTACAGTTCTAAGACTTCTGAGTTTCATAACCTGAAACAAGGCGATATGTCAGTTGCGGAGTATGCAGATTCTTTTTATGATATGCTGAGAtatgctcctcatgttgctgcGAGTCAGGTTGCTGTCGTCGAAAGGTTCATTGAAGGATTGAACGATCATCTGCACCCTTTTGTTTCTACCGGTAAGCCACTGAATTATCTTGAAGCGGTGGAAATAGCAAAAAGGGCTGAAGCTAGTCTTAAGAGGAGTGGCAATCGAGTTCCTACCCAACATCATCAGTCGGGGAGGCAACAATTCAGTTCATCTGGTTCGGCATCTCTTCGTCCACGTGGGAAGCAATTTAAGAAGCCTGGTTCTAGTTCTTCGAGTTCAGGGAGTTCAGGGAACCGTGGTGGATATCGTTACAGTGGACCTTATTGTGATCACTGTGGAGGCAAGCATTCCAGTAATCAGTGTGTTGGAGTTCAAGGGGTTTGCAATGTTTGTGGTCGGCCTGgccattttgctagagtttgtcctagTAAGAAGGGGAAATCAGGCCAGGCAGGTAGTGGAGCTCAAAGTAATAGAATTCCAGCAGCGTCCCAGTCTTCCCATCAGCCTAGTCGCCCTTCGCATCAAAGCAGAGGGCAAGGTGGTCAACAGAATCAGTCATCTGTTCATGTATTTGCCTTGACTGAGGATGAGGCTCAGGCAGCTCCAG gtCGAGGAGATTAA